Part of the bacterium genome, CGTCGATTACGCTGCGCGCATCCTGGCGCTGGCCGGCCAGGCCATTCCGGTGTTCTGGCTGGGGCCGATGCTCATACTCTATTTCTCGGTGCAGCTCGGCTGGTTCCCGACCGGCGGGTTCGGCTTGGGAACGCACCTCGTGCTGCCCGCCGTCACGCTCGGCGCCTACTATCTCGCCATCGTCATCCGGTTGATGCGAACCAGCGTGCTCGCTTCGCTGCAGCAAGACCACGTCCGCACAGCCCGCGCAAAGGGGCTCGCGTCGCGCCGGATCATCGTCCGCCACGTCCTGAGAAACTCGTGGCTGCCGGTCATCAGTATGTTGAGTCTGCAGGCAGGGAGCGTGATGGGCGGTGCCGTGGTGACGGAGGTGGTATTCGCCTGGCCCGGCTTGGGGCGTCTCGCCGCGCAAGCCATCAGCGGCCGCGACTTCCCGCTTGTTCAGGCCATCGTGTTGTTCAGCGCGATCGTGTTTGTGCTGGTTAATTTGACGGCCGATGTCGTTTACATGGTTGCCGATCCCCGTATTCGGTACTCATAGTCTGTCACCCGGTCACGGCCTCCCAGCGCTGCGGGGAAGTCATGGCTTGCGTCCTGCTCGTGTTATAGCCTACTGGTTTGACCAAGTGGCGCGGATGTTCTCGGCGAATCGGCGGGTGAGGTCGAGGGCTTGTGAGGATGAGGAGGTTCTCATGGTTTGAGTAGTCAGTGCTGTAGCTCCAATTGTACGAGCCAGCGATCACGATGGCGCCGTCCGCCATGGCGCATTTGTCGTGCATAATGCCGTACCGGCCGGTTCCAGAGCGCAACACCAGGTGGTTTCCGAGCGCAGACTGAGTTCAGGGTAGAGGTTCCCGCGCGATCGCGACTCTCTCGCGTCCATGATGCCCCAGACGTCGACGTGCCGCCGCTTGGCCTGGATGAGCGCATCCGCGATCGGCCGGCTCGTGAGGTCGTAGATCGCGAAGAGAATCTGCCGCTGGGCATGGTCGAAAACGCAAATCAGGGTTCGTGATGGCTGATCCTCGGGGCTGAAGTACACTTGCACTGGCGGTGGTGTGGTTACTCCTTCACCGATGCTGTTCCCGTGCCAAGACGGCCGTGGGCAATGCGGATCAGCCGCAACGCGATTGGATCGGTCGTACCCAGGACATCTTCGACGACCCCCAGGAGCTCGACGGCCAGCCCGGTGTCTCCTGTGGGCGTCGGTTCTACGGCGCCGACTGTTTGGGTTAACTATCACGAAGCGGCCGCTTCAAGCGTGTCTGGTGCCACCCAGAGGTTGGTGGTCCCCACGATCTCAGTGAGAGCCTGCTCGATCTCTACGTCTTTGGCCACGCATGACCGGCAGGAGCGGATGTGCTCCTCCCAGTTGACGACGTGGAGTACAAGCCGTCGGTCACCGGGATGTGCCAGAGCCGTCTCCTCAACGGCTACGAGCTGCACCCGGGTTCGGACACGAACGTGTAGCGGAGAAACGACCGGTTTGGGTAAAGTATCTCCCCCGCCCAGCAGCGGCTCCCCGGCTAGCTGTTGACCGGGCTGAGCGGCCCCCGAGCGGGGGATAGCGCGACGTCGAGAAGGGGTGCCGGTAGGAGGATCTGCGTAGAGCGGCCCCGCCGGAAGGGGAAGGATCGCGTTACAGAGGAGCGTAACAGCCTGATCTTTCACCTCGATCGCGCCTCGGAAGAGAAGGACCGTATCCGATTTGAGCAGTTCCATGGACTCGGTGAAGAGGCGCGGGAAAACAGCTTGATCTTGTGCACGCCCGTTGAGGGGGAGTCATGAATCCTAGACTTGGCGATATCCGGAGATATCTCGAGAACAATCGCGAGCGACACGTGGCGCGGCTGCAAACGTTCCTGCGGCAGCCGAGCGTTTCCGTGAACGGCGAGGGCGAAATGTGCGCCTGGTTGTTTGCGGACTTGCTCCGCGATGTCGGGTTTACAGAGGCAGATGTCGTGCGGACATCGGGGTTGCCCGGAGTGTGGGGCGCCTACGAGGCTGGCGCGCCCGTAACGCTCGCCGTTTATGGGATGCTCGATGTCCGTGGCGCGGATCCTGTTGGGTGGCGAGTGCCACCGTTCAGTGCGGAGATAGTTGAGATGCCTCCTTTCCGGAGCGTTCTGGTTGGTCGTGGCGCGCGAGCGGTTAAGGGACCGCTCTGCGTCTGGCTCAACGCGGTTGAGGCGTGCCGGGCGGTACTTGGCCGACCGCCCGTCAACTTGTACCTCTTGGCTGAGAGTGACGAGATCTTGGGGAGTCCGCACTACCGCGACATGATGGATCGATACCGCGATCGATTGGCAAGAAGCGCGGCGTGTTGGACTCCCGGTGCTTCGCAGGATCGTGAGGGCATTGCCCATGTCACGTTGGGGTATAAGGGGATGATCTACTTAGCGTTGCGCTCATCGGGGGCGCTGTGGGGGCGTGGACCACGCGGCGGCCCGATTCACGGCATGGCCAAGTCCGTTGTAGATAGTCCAGTTTGGCGACTCATACAGGGACTCGCGACGCTGACGTGTGCTGATGAGAATGGAATTGCCATAGACGGTTTTGGCGCACGCGACTGGGTGCCGAGCCCGGGCGAAACGATGGAAATGGAGGCGATTCGCACGCGGTTTCACGGCGAACCATGGCAGCGCGTCCTCGCGGGGGTGCAGGGAGCAATGATACCGGCTACCGATGGTCTCGACGACTCAGAAATCTACCGTCGATACTTTTTTGGGCCCAGCGTTAACATTAGCGGACTACGAAGTGGTTATACTGGCCCAGGGACGCCAACATTCACCCTGCCGCACTTGGCGGAAGCGTTTCTCGACATTCGCATCCCACGCACGTGGAGGACCGGCGAGGTTCTTCGTGCGCTTCGGTCGCGCCTGGACGCTTGTGGCTTTTCGGCCATCGAAACGGAAGTTTTTGGGGCGTTTGATGGCTCCCGGGTCGCGCCTGACGCCCACATCGTGCGGGCGGCCAAAGACATGTTCGAATCGGCGGGCTTGGATATTTTGTGGTGGCCAGCTACTGGGGGCGGCGGGCCGTGGTCGATTTTTGCTACTGAGTTGGGACTTCCAGTGTTGCGCGATATCGGCCTCGGACATGGACGTGCGTCGTTGACAGATGAGTATTTAGTAATCGATGGAGCGGAAAAGGTTGGGGGCATAGTGGAGATGGCGCTCTCGCATGCTGAACTTATGCTTCGCATGGGTGAGACATAGATCCTGATGAAGACGCTCACATGCTGCCGTTTGTCCGGACAAACGCTAGAAGTTTTCCTCCCTCGATAAACTCGCTTTGGGGGGGAGCGGTGTCAGCGCCGCCGGCTGCCCGATGCTTCTTCGCAACTACTTCGAAGGTGACGCCCCCGGTGTCCGGGTTGCTGGACTGTGGGAGATCCTTTCCGCTAGCTTCGCGTTCGCTGTACAATGGAGTTGACCCGGTTTGGTGGACACCCTATCGTTAGGGGGTCAAGACCCCAGAGAGGAGTCCACCGTGGGGAAGACACGCCCACCGTATGCGAAGGAGTTTCGAGCGGAGGCAGT contains:
- a CDS encoding ABC transporter permease translates to MIRYLGGRLVQSAVVVVGVSVIVFAALHLAGDPVALMLPPDASYQDMQRYRHLLGFDEPIPEQYLHYVIKALHGNFGTSIRYNLPAVPLMLEHLPATVSLATAALIWSTVAGVVIGIYAALHRGGPVDYAARILALAGQAIPVFWLGPMLILYFSVQLGWFPTGGFGLGTHLVLPAVTLGAYYLAIVIRLMRTSVLASLQQDHVRTARAKGLASRRIIVRHVLRNSWLPVISMLSLQAGSVMGGAVVTEVVFAWPGLGRLAAQAISGRDFPLVQAIVLFSAIVFVLVNLTADVVYMVADPRIRYS
- a CDS encoding M20/M25/M40 family metallo-hydrolase, with translation MLDVRGADPVGWRVPPFSAEIVEMPPFRSVLVGRGARAVKGPLCVWLNAVEACRAVLGRPPVNLYLLAESDEILGSPHYRDMMDRYRDRLARSAACWTPGASQDREGIAHVTLGYKGMIYLALRSSGALWGRGPRGGPIHGMAKSVVDSPVWRLIQGLATLTCADENGIAIDGFGARDWVPSPGETMEMEAIRTRFHGEPWQRVLAGVQGAMIPATDGLDDSEIYRRYFFGPSVNISGLRSGYTGPGTPTFTLPHLAEAFLDIRIPRTWRTGEVLRALRSRLDACGFSAIETEVFGAFDGSRVAPDAHIVRAAKDMFESAGLDILWWPATGGGGPWSIFATELGLPVLRDIGLGHGRASLTDEYLVIDGAEKVGGIVEMALSHAELMLRMGET